TATTCCGGTGGGCCGGGTGGCCCAGCCGCAGGAAATTGCCGACATTGGGGTCTTCATGGTTTCTCCTAAAACCAGCTATATGACGGGAGCAACTCTGGATGTCACCGGCGGTATGTTGATGCGTTAATTTATGGAGAATCATTATGAAATGTCTGGCAATTGCTGATCTTTTTATCAATACAGCGATGATGGACGCAGGTCTGAAAGCGCTTAAAGATAAAGGTATCGAGGTGGAAGTTCGCGAATGGTCGCATGAATCAATCGAAAAGCTACAGGAGGACAATTTACAGGTTGAGCAACAAGGCGCTGAAGCGGTGGCATTGCCCGCCGCCCTGCTCCAGGGGGCAGAGGACGTTGAGATCCTGATAACCCAGTTCGCCCCGGTTAATGCGGCAGTTTTCGATAAACTGCCAAAGCTCAAGTATGTGGGCGTGCTGCGCGGCGGAATTGAAAACGTCAACCAGGCAGTGGCGAATACGCGCGGAATTGAGGTCATGAACACACCGGGGCGTAACGCCCGCAGCGTGGCGGAGTTTACCGTCGGCATGATCCTGGCAGAAATGCGCAATATCGCTCGTTCGCACGACGCGCTGCGCGATAAGTTCTGGCGCAAAGACAGCCCTAACCACCAGGCCATTCCTGAACTGGGCGGTAAAGTGGTCGGCCTGGTCGGGCTGGGGCACATCGCCCAGCTGGTCGCCGGGTTCCTGCGCGGTTTCGGAAGCGAGATTATCTTTTATGATAAATACGTCTCCGGGCACGATTGCTATGAAAAGGTGGACTCGCTGGACGAACTGGTTCAGCGGGCGGATGTCGTGTCGCTACACGCCCGCATGACGCCGGAAACCGAAAACCTGATCAACGCCCATCATTTTGAGCTAATGAAACCGAGCGCCATTATTGTCAACACGGCACGCTCTGGGTTAATCAACGAACAGGATCTGATTGCCGCACTTCAGGCAGGAAAAATTATGGGCGCAGCATTGGATACTTTTGATGATGAACCTTTGCCGGACGATAGCGCGTTTTATACGTTGAATAACGTCACGATAACGCCGCATATTGCCGGTAGCACGATTGACGCATTCAGCAATTCGCCA
This Klebsiella sp. RHBSTW-00484 DNA region includes the following protein-coding sequences:
- a CDS encoding 2-hydroxyacid dehydrogenase: MKCLAIADLFINTAMMDAGLKALKDKGIEVEVREWSHESIEKLQEDNLQVEQQGAEAVALPAALLQGAEDVEILITQFAPVNAAVFDKLPKLKYVGVLRGGIENVNQAVANTRGIEVMNTPGRNARSVAEFTVGMILAEMRNIARSHDALRDKFWRKDSPNHQAIPELGGKVVGLVGLGHIAQLVAGFLRGFGSEIIFYDKYVSGHDCYEKVDSLDELVQRADVVSLHARMTPETENLINAHHFELMKPSAIIVNTARSGLINEQDLIAALQAGKIMGAALDTFDDEPLPDDSAFYTLNNVTITPHIAGSTIDAFSNSPKLFSEILLKKLG